A stretch of Kaistella flava (ex Peng et al. 2021) DNA encodes these proteins:
- a CDS encoding GatB/YqeY domain-containing protein, translating into MSLEIIISDAIKDAMRAKDKVALDALRAVKSQILLLKTEAKGAEVSAEQEIAILQRMIKQRKDSYDQFVAQNRGDLAEVEEAQSKVIEKYLPQQMTSEELEAAMKDIIAETGATSAKDLGKVMGMAGKALAGKSDGKSISDMAKKLLS; encoded by the coding sequence ATGAGTTTAGAAATCATCATCAGCGACGCGATTAAAGACGCGATGCGAGCAAAAGATAAAGTTGCCTTAGACGCTTTGCGTGCAGTAAAATCTCAAATCCTACTGTTGAAAACAGAAGCAAAAGGAGCAGAGGTTTCTGCTGAGCAGGAAATTGCAATTTTACAAAGAATGATTAAACAGCGAAAAGATTCTTATGACCAGTTTGTGGCTCAAAACAGAGGCGATCTTGCCGAAGTTGAAGAAGCACAGAGCAAAGTCATTGAAAAGTATTTACCGCAGCAAATGACCAGTGAAGAACTGGAAGCAGCGATGAAAGACATCATCGCAGAAACGGGCGCAACCAGCGCTAAAGATTTAGGAAAAGTAATGGGAATGGCAGGTAAAGCACTTGCCGGAAAGAGCGACGGAAAAAGTATTTCCGACATGGCGAAAAAATTACTTTCTTAA
- a CDS encoding BrxA/BrxB family bacilliredoxin, giving the protein MYPDDLVMPMKHELTDKGFQDLTSAEAVNQALKKEGTTLLMINSVCGCAAGAARPGAVFSLTGDKKPANLVTVFAGYDKEAVDEARKFLAPFPPSSPCIALFKDGELVHMLERHHIEGNPAGAIAANLQGAYEEYC; this is encoded by the coding sequence ATGTATCCAGATGACTTAGTAATGCCAATGAAGCATGAACTAACCGATAAAGGGTTTCAAGACTTAACCTCTGCTGAAGCAGTAAACCAAGCGCTTAAAAAAGAAGGTACCACATTATTAATGATCAACTCAGTTTGTGGTTGTGCAGCAGGTGCAGCAAGACCAGGTGCAGTTTTCTCTCTTACAGGAGATAAAAAACCAGCGAATCTTGTAACTGTTTTTGCAGGTTATGATAAAGAAGCGGTTGACGAAGCGCGTAAATTTTTGGCACCATTCCCACCAAGTTCTCCATGTATCGCTCTTTTCAAAGATGGTGAATTGGTTCACATGCTAGAAAGACACCATATCGAAGGAAATCCTGCCGGAGCAATTGCTGCTAACTTGCAAGGTGCTTACGAAGAATATTGCTAA
- a CDS encoding cell division protein FtsQ/DivIB, whose protein sequence is MKNKFRILKILVTVILFGFLLSFSLKRFNGKPMEKVTVKLTQSKDPVYFIDEKDVKELVKKSNPTKKIGDINIPELEKKLNQLPAVDSANVYLNLNGNLNLDIKQRVPAFRLTKDDKSFYVDEKGVEFPISSNYSYPCMLVTGNVKQSEYVKLAELIAKINRDEFSKKYFIGISKKKDNYELLTSEGYFKVELGDLEKIDLKVKGFKAFVEKYLIHQDPEKYTKVSVKYDNQIVTTLNPYFKENDSIIAVGKKELAKLPIINQKKAEAENKTKTN, encoded by the coding sequence ATGAAAAACAAATTCAGAATATTAAAAATTTTAGTTACAGTAATTCTATTTGGATTTCTGCTGAGTTTTTCATTGAAAAGATTCAACGGGAAACCCATGGAAAAAGTAACCGTGAAATTAACTCAGAGCAAAGACCCAGTTTATTTCATCGATGAAAAAGACGTAAAGGAATTGGTGAAAAAATCGAATCCGACTAAAAAAATTGGAGACATTAATATTCCAGAATTAGAGAAAAAATTAAATCAACTTCCGGCGGTTGATAGCGCCAATGTTTATTTAAACTTAAACGGGAATTTGAATTTAGATATTAAGCAAAGAGTTCCGGCTTTTCGTTTAACCAAAGATGATAAAAGTTTTTATGTCGATGAAAAAGGAGTTGAATTTCCGATTTCCAGCAACTACTCTTACCCTTGCATGTTGGTGACCGGTAATGTAAAACAATCGGAATATGTAAAGTTGGCAGAACTTATCGCAAAAATTAACCGTGATGAATTCAGCAAGAAGTATTTCATTGGTATTTCTAAAAAGAAAGATAATTACGAATTACTAACCAGTGAAGGATATTTTAAAGTTGAACTCGGTGATTTAGAAAAGATAGATTTAAAAGTAAAAGGATTTAAAGCTTTCGTTGAAAAATATCTGATTCATCAGGATCCGGAAAAATACACCAAGGTTTCAGTAAAATATGACAACCAGATTGTAACAACGTTGAATCCTTACTTTAAAGAAAACGACAGCATCATTGCGGTTGGTAAAAAGGAATTGGCAAAGTTGCCGATTATTAATCAGAAAAAAGCTGAAGCCGAAAATAAAACAAAGACAAATTAA
- the murC gene encoding UDP-N-acetylmuramate--L-alanine ligase, with protein sequence MKPLATYQNFYFVGIGGIGMSALARYFNASGKTVLGYDKMHTKLTKALVEEGIDIEFEDIINDKIKNLTPENTLVIFTPAIKKLDILNYFNDNKFDVLKRAKVLGMITENTDCIAIAGTHGKTTTSSLVAHLCEEANLPFSCFLGGIAENFKSNFHFNGSDISVVEADEYDRSFLTLSPDWAVITSTDADHLDIYGDNATIQKGFQDFADLVPEGQQLFVRKGIQIGRETKTYAVNEEADYYSDNIREIGDKIHFDFHTPTEEFDDFVWEIPGIHNVENATAAIALLNNFGVDFETLKKGIASFKGIKRRYTKHNFESGKIYIDDYAHHPTELNAVIGSIKTFYPHKKLLVVFQPHLFSRTKDFADGFAESLDKADELILLDIYPARELQENFEGITSEWLLEKVKLEKKEVSTLDDAFNKIKEKDFDVLLTVGAGNIDTLYDGIVEWLSNKK encoded by the coding sequence ATGAAACCTTTAGCAACATATCAGAACTTCTACTTTGTAGGAATCGGCGGCATCGGAATGAGTGCCCTGGCGCGCTATTTCAATGCGTCTGGGAAAACCGTTTTGGGGTATGATAAAATGCACACCAAGCTCACAAAAGCATTGGTTGAAGAAGGAATTGATATCGAATTTGAAGATATCATTAATGATAAAATTAAAAATTTAACACCGGAAAACACTTTGGTGATTTTTACGCCGGCAATTAAAAAACTGGATATTCTTAATTATTTTAATGACAATAAATTCGATGTTTTAAAAAGAGCGAAAGTTCTCGGAATGATTACCGAAAACACAGATTGTATAGCGATTGCAGGAACTCATGGAAAAACGACGACCTCCTCTTTGGTGGCTCATTTGTGTGAAGAAGCGAATCTTCCTTTCTCTTGTTTTTTAGGTGGAATTGCCGAAAACTTTAAATCGAATTTCCATTTTAATGGAAGTGATATTTCCGTAGTTGAAGCTGATGAATATGACAGAAGTTTCTTAACCCTTTCTCCGGATTGGGCGGTGATTACTTCAACAGATGCTGATCATTTGGATATTTACGGAGACAATGCCACCATTCAAAAAGGATTTCAGGATTTTGCGGATTTGGTGCCAGAAGGTCAACAACTTTTTGTACGAAAAGGAATCCAGATCGGACGGGAAACGAAAACTTATGCAGTTAATGAAGAAGCCGATTATTACTCAGATAATATCAGAGAAATTGGCGACAAAATACATTTTGATTTTCACACTCCGACAGAAGAGTTTGATGATTTCGTTTGGGAAATTCCGGGAATTCATAATGTTGAAAATGCTACAGCAGCTATTGCATTATTAAATAATTTCGGTGTCGATTTTGAAACTTTGAAAAAAGGAATTGCCAGCTTTAAAGGAATTAAAAGACGTTACACGAAACATAATTTCGAAAGCGGAAAAATTTATATCGATGATTACGCACATCATCCAACGGAATTAAATGCAGTGATTGGTTCGATTAAAACTTTCTATCCGCACAAAAAATTGTTGGTAGTTTTTCAACCGCATCTTTTCAGCAGAACAAAAGATTTCGCTGATGGATTTGCAGAAAGTTTAGATAAAGCTGACGAATTAATCTTGCTTGATATTTATCCCGCTCGAGAATTACAAGAAAACTTTGAAGGAATAACTTCAGAGTGGTTATTAGAAAAAGTAAAATTAGAAAAAAAGGAAGTTTCCACTTTGGATGACGCCTTTAATAAAATAAAAGAAAAAGACTTCGATGTACTGTTAACAGTTGGTGCAGGAAACATCGATACTTTATACGACGGAATTGTAGAATGGCTTTCAAATAAGAAATGA
- the ftsZ gene encoding cell division protein FtsZ yields MENINTPGFSFDLPKGNSSIIKVIGVGGGGNNALKHMYERGIYGVDFVICNTDSQTLDNNPVANKVQLGLTITEGLGAGADPEVGEKAAIESIEDIKAAMGQNTKMVFITAGMGGGTGTGAAPVIAKVAKDMGILTVGIVTVPFSFEGKRRLDQAELGLDKLRNNVDSLIVINNDKLRQQYGNLGFKSGFSKADEVLTNAAKGMAEVITGYFDVNIDFRDAKSVLANSGTALMSNGVASGENKAEEAVKKALDSPLLNDNKITGAKNVLLLIRSGNEEVTMDEIGVIMDHIQQEAGNTADIIFGVGTDEELGDAVSVLVIATGFSKDYQKSSGVTEKVKFTLADSMEPAKKREVAFKSNTETQQAPSGYPTPKNLFILDDEDDFPSNEFQVKTVEQSRVIEREIPTEVNRFVEENNFPQSFHQEEETPEFDLFTYDDDISDEPLSQSFSFETEDKKPEKPFERTNPFTEEKPMDFSFFVNEPIEEPKVETPQPKAIIKEEPVQRSEPKVVEKVEEKVIEKVAEKTIFEVEEDFTFITKTTNSDKVLERRNKLKEFNSRYQNFEPENEFETIPAFRRKNISIGHENASEQKINNFLTESDGRMQVRENRFLNKDVD; encoded by the coding sequence ATGGAAAATATAAACACCCCTGGATTTTCATTTGATTTACCAAAAGGAAATTCGTCAATAATTAAAGTAATCGGAGTAGGTGGCGGTGGAAACAACGCATTGAAACACATGTACGAACGTGGAATCTATGGTGTAGATTTCGTGATTTGTAATACTGATTCACAAACGTTAGATAATAATCCTGTAGCGAACAAAGTTCAATTGGGATTAACAATCACTGAAGGACTTGGCGCCGGAGCTGATCCTGAAGTTGGAGAAAAAGCAGCGATCGAAAGTATCGAAGATATTAAAGCGGCGATGGGACAAAATACCAAAATGGTTTTCATCACGGCTGGAATGGGCGGTGGTACAGGAACTGGTGCTGCTCCTGTGATTGCAAAAGTGGCTAAAGATATGGGAATCCTTACGGTAGGAATCGTTACCGTACCTTTTAGTTTTGAAGGAAAAAGAAGATTGGATCAAGCTGAATTAGGTTTGGACAAATTAAGAAATAATGTTGACTCACTAATTGTCATTAATAATGATAAATTACGTCAGCAATACGGGAATCTTGGTTTTAAATCAGGTTTCTCAAAAGCGGATGAAGTGTTGACCAACGCTGCCAAAGGAATGGCAGAAGTTATTACCGGATATTTCGACGTGAATATTGACTTCCGTGATGCGAAATCTGTCTTGGCAAATTCTGGAACGGCATTGATGTCTAACGGAGTTGCATCAGGTGAAAATAAAGCCGAAGAAGCTGTGAAAAAAGCATTGGATTCTCCATTGTTAAATGACAACAAAATCACCGGAGCGAAAAATGTACTATTGCTTATCAGAAGTGGTAATGAAGAAGTTACCATGGACGAGATCGGAGTGATCATGGATCATATCCAGCAAGAAGCAGGAAATACTGCAGATATTATTTTCGGGGTTGGAACTGACGAAGAATTAGGAGATGCAGTAAGCGTATTGGTTATTGCAACTGGTTTCTCTAAAGATTATCAAAAATCTTCAGGCGTAACAGAAAAGGTAAAGTTCACTTTGGCTGATTCTATGGAACCAGCTAAGAAAAGAGAAGTAGCTTTTAAATCTAATACTGAAACTCAGCAAGCACCATCAGGATATCCAACTCCTAAAAATCTATTTATTTTAGATGACGAAGATGATTTCCCGAGCAATGAATTTCAGGTAAAAACCGTAGAACAAAGTAGAGTTATTGAAAGAGAAATTCCAACTGAGGTTAATCGTTTTGTTGAGGAAAATAATTTCCCGCAAAGTTTCCACCAGGAAGAAGAGACACCGGAATTTGATCTTTTCACTTACGATGACGACATCAGCGACGAGCCACTTTCACAATCTTTCAGTTTTGAAACAGAAGATAAAAAGCCGGAAAAACCATTTGAAAGAACAAATCCTTTTACGGAAGAAAAACCAATGGACTTTAGTTTTTTCGTAAACGAACCGATTGAGGAGCCGAAAGTTGAAACACCGCAACCAAAAGCAATCATCAAGGAAGAACCGGTTCAAAGATCAGAACCTAAGGTGGTAGAAAAAGTTGAAGAAAAAGTAATCGAGAAAGTAGCAGAGAAAACGATTTTCGAAGTTGAAGAGGATTTTACTTTTATTACTAAAACGACGAACAGCGATAAAGTTTTAGAAAGAAGAAATAAGTTGAAAGAATTTAATTCAAGATACCAAAACTTCGAGCCAGAAAATGAGTTTGAAACTATTCCTGCTTTCCGTAGAAAAAACATTTCTATCGGACATGAAAATGCTTCCGAGCAAAAAATCAATAATTTCCTGACCGAAAGCGATGGGAGAATGCAGGTTAGAGAAAACCGTTTTTTAAATAAAGACGTAGATTAA
- the ftsA gene encoding cell division protein FtsA, with translation MENHEYSVGLDIGTTKIVAIVGRRNTHGKIEVLGVGTAKSLGVHKGIVNNISQTIQSIKAAVAQAQSSAGVPIQKVTVGIAGKHIRSLQHSDYIMRENPDQYITDDDIEKLKDQVKQLVMLPGEEIIHVLPQEYKVDSQGEIQEPVGMHGTRLEANFHVVVGQMGSIRNIARCVREAGLEMEALTLEPLASSEAVLTKEEKEAGVAIVDIGGGTTDIAIFKDNIIRHTCVIPYGGGIITDDIKEGCSIIEKHAEKLKVNFGSAVPELEKDTTFVTIPGLHGRPDKEISLKTLAQIVSARVEEILEMVNTELKAYGAFEQKKKLIAGIVLTGGGSNLRHLRQLANYTTGFDSRIGFANEYVTNDKSQHLKGPEYATAIGLLMESLKIRDKKNAPEHVEEEKAEVATKPNAVMTVEEILVQDETIIKEALVEQAAEKRRNKLTIGQKIMESVKKFFEEVE, from the coding sequence ATGGAAAATCACGAGTATTCAGTAGGCCTCGACATCGGTACCACCAAGATTGTGGCCATTGTCGGACGGCGAAACACCCACGGAAAAATTGAAGTTCTCGGCGTTGGAACAGCGAAGAGTTTAGGAGTTCACAAAGGCATTGTGAACAACATTTCCCAAACGATTCAATCAATCAAAGCAGCCGTAGCACAAGCACAGTCAAGTGCCGGTGTACCAATTCAAAAAGTAACCGTCGGAATTGCTGGGAAACATATTCGTTCGCTGCAACATTCAGATTATATTATGCGGGAAAATCCGGATCAATATATTACTGATGATGACATCGAAAAATTAAAAGATCAGGTAAAACAGTTGGTGATGTTGCCTGGTGAAGAAATCATTCACGTTCTTCCACAAGAATACAAAGTAGATTCTCAGGGAGAAATCCAGGAACCAGTTGGAATGCACGGAACCCGTTTAGAAGCGAACTTCCACGTGGTCGTTGGTCAAATGGGAAGCATTAGAAATATTGCAAGATGTGTTCGTGAAGCTGGTTTAGAAATGGAAGCCTTAACACTGGAACCTTTGGCGTCTTCTGAAGCTGTTTTAACTAAAGAAGAAAAAGAAGCTGGAGTTGCAATCGTTGACATCGGAGGTGGAACTACGGATATTGCCATTTTTAAAGATAATATTATTCGTCACACTTGCGTAATTCCTTACGGTGGCGGGATTATTACTGATGATATTAAAGAAGGTTGTTCTATTATTGAAAAACATGCAGAAAAACTAAAAGTAAATTTCGGATCTGCAGTTCCTGAACTGGAAAAAGATACTACTTTCGTTACCATTCCAGGGTTACATGGAAGACCGGATAAAGAAATTTCATTAAAAACTTTAGCGCAAATCGTGAGTGCAAGAGTTGAAGAAATTTTAGAAATGGTGAATACAGAATTGAAAGCTTATGGCGCTTTTGAACAAAAGAAAAAATTAATTGCGGGAATCGTTTTAACTGGTGGTGGTTCGAACCTTCGTCATCTAAGACAACTGGCAAATTATACAACTGGTTTCGACAGCAGAATCGGTTTTGCTAATGAATATGTGACTAATGATAAAAGCCAGCATTTAAAAGGCCCGGAATATGCAACTGCCATTGGTTTGTTAATGGAAAGTTTAAAAATCCGTGACAAGAAAAATGCTCCTGAACATGTAGAAGAAGAAAAAGCTGAAGTTGCAACGAAACCGAACGCTGTAATGACGGTAGAAGAAATCTTAGTGCAAGACGAAACTATTATTAAAGAAGCTTTAGTAGAACAAGCTGCAGAAAAAAGACGGAACAAACTCACCATCGGACAAAAAATAATGGAAAGCGTAAAAAAATTCTTTGAAGAAGTTGAATAA
- a CDS encoding GH3 auxin-responsive promoter family protein, which translates to MATKALFNTVVNWFIRQRIDQIQNFMDRPIETQNGVLFSQLYYAENTDYGKIYGFSSISSYEDFTKNVPIVTYEDFEPFIEKARQGQRDVFWPGLVKNFAKSSGTTNAKSKFIPITDESLELCHMKAGKDLVSIYANNHPDNQLFINKNLRLGGSADFYENFNTKFGDLSAILIDNLPFWVEITTTPSKKVSLMSEWETKLNAIVSEVTNEEVGSLTGVPSWMMVLLQRILIEKGHENISELWPNLEVFFHGGISFKPYREQYKKLIGKDINYYEIYNASEGFFAIQDQYGSDEMLLMLDYGIFYEFIPMDQFDLDNLVAIPLQEVEIGKNYAMVITTNSGLWRYLIGDTVRFTSLQPFRIKVSGRTKHYINAFGEELMIDNVETALSKACEATDSSILDFTGAPVFMQQGESGAHEWIFEFTQHPADLERFADVFDNHLKSVNSDYEAKRYNDITLKKPIIHVAKPHLFYNWMSERGKLGGQNKVPRLSNDREYIEPLLKMNQ; encoded by the coding sequence ATGGCAACGAAAGCACTTTTCAATACGGTGGTTAATTGGTTTATTCGACAACGGATTGACCAGATTCAGAATTTTATGGACCGTCCGATTGAAACCCAAAACGGGGTGCTCTTTTCTCAACTCTACTACGCCGAAAATACCGATTACGGAAAAATTTACGGATTCAGCTCGATTTCGAGTTATGAAGATTTTACCAAGAATGTTCCCATTGTTACTTATGAAGATTTCGAACCTTTTATTGAAAAAGCAAGACAAGGTCAGCGAGATGTTTTCTGGCCAGGTTTAGTGAAAAACTTTGCTAAATCATCTGGAACAACAAATGCTAAAAGCAAGTTCATTCCAATCACCGATGAAAGTTTAGAATTATGCCACATGAAGGCAGGTAAAGATTTGGTATCTATTTACGCCAACAATCATCCTGACAATCAGCTTTTCATCAATAAGAATTTAAGATTAGGCGGAAGCGCTGATTTCTATGAAAACTTCAATACCAAATTTGGAGATCTTTCTGCCATCTTAATTGATAATCTCCCTTTCTGGGTAGAGATTACAACCACTCCAAGCAAAAAAGTTTCGTTGATGTCAGAATGGGAAACAAAATTAAATGCAATTGTTTCTGAAGTCACCAATGAAGAAGTTGGCAGTTTAACCGGCGTACCAAGTTGGATGATGGTTTTACTCCAAAGAATTTTAATAGAAAAAGGCCATGAAAACATTTCAGAATTATGGCCAAATCTGGAAGTCTTTTTCCACGGTGGAATTAGTTTTAAACCTTATCGCGAGCAATACAAAAAACTGATCGGAAAAGATATTAATTACTACGAAATTTATAATGCTTCTGAAGGCTTCTTTGCAATTCAGGATCAGTACGGAAGTGACGAAATGTTGCTGATGTTAGATTACGGGATTTTCTATGAGTTTATCCCAATGGATCAATTTGACCTAGATAATTTAGTGGCAATTCCTTTGCAAGAAGTTGAAATCGGTAAAAATTACGCGATGGTAATTACTACGAATAGCGGACTTTGGAGATATTTAATTGGCGATACTGTTCGATTTACCTCGTTGCAACCTTTCAGAATTAAAGTGTCTGGAAGAACGAAACATTATATCAATGCTTTCGGCGAAGAACTCATGATCGATAATGTAGAAACGGCACTTTCAAAAGCATGCGAAGCAACAGATTCCTCGATTTTGGATTTCACTGGCGCACCGGTTTTTATGCAGCAAGGCGAAAGTGGAGCGCATGAATGGATTTTCGAATTCACTCAACATCCGGCTGATTTAGAGAGATTTGCCGACGTTTTCGACAATCATTTAAAATCTGTAAATTCAGATTACGAAGCGAAAAGATACAATGATATTACCTTAAAAAAACCGATTATTCATGTTGCAAAACCTCATCTCTTCTATAATTGGATGTCTGAAAGAGGTAAACTTGGTGGTCAAAATAAAGTACCTAGATTAAGCAATGATCGTGAATATATCGAACCATTATTAAAGATGAATCAATAA
- a CDS encoding FtsW/RodA/SpoVE family cell cycle protein has product MQERDTKFELLKGDKVLWSVILLISFFSVFPVYSASSNLEYIVNSGTTTSHLIKHTFFVVLGLGVMRLVGWVKYEYLGKLSSIFLGLTVVLLCLTMVTGQTIDGASASRWLKIPGTPISFQPSSFAYLMLTIYLCRYLTKTIKRERLPIENMFYIFGPVLLVFGLVAKDNGSTALMILMVSLIVMFIGQLDKKYIFGFVGLSSVLIGIFMFVALKTNLIENNRVHTWMSRVETFTKKDSQVEDEADKAKNYQVMQAKAAIVHGGIAGMGPGKSALKQMLPQSASDFIFAIIVEEYGFIGATVLIALYLIMIIRIVMIASKMPAFFGSLLVLSLGTMIFVQLAVNIAVAINLIPVTGQPLPLISYGGTSMLVTYIQLGIILNVSSRIQVYDEEGMGKKQSIEEINDIA; this is encoded by the coding sequence ATGCAGGAAAGAGACACCAAATTTGAATTATTAAAAGGCGACAAAGTGCTGTGGAGCGTAATCTTATTGATTTCGTTCTTCTCGGTATTCCCTGTTTATTCTGCCAGTTCTAATTTGGAATATATTGTGAATAGTGGAACTACAACTTCTCACCTTATCAAGCACACCTTTTTCGTAGTACTTGGTTTAGGAGTTATGCGTCTTGTTGGTTGGGTTAAATATGAATACCTCGGAAAACTGAGCAGTATTTTTTTAGGATTAACGGTAGTATTACTATGTTTAACAATGGTTACCGGACAAACAATTGATGGAGCTTCTGCTTCACGTTGGTTGAAAATCCCGGGAACGCCGATTTCTTTTCAGCCCTCTTCTTTTGCTTATTTAATGTTGACCATTTATCTCTGCAGATATTTAACAAAGACAATTAAAAGAGAACGGCTTCCGATTGAAAACATGTTTTACATTTTCGGCCCTGTTTTACTGGTCTTTGGTTTAGTTGCAAAAGACAATGGTTCAACGGCTTTAATGATATTAATGGTTTCCTTAATCGTGATGTTTATTGGTCAATTAGACAAAAAATACATCTTTGGATTCGTGGGACTTTCATCAGTTCTGATTGGGATTTTCATGTTTGTAGCTTTAAAGACCAACCTCATCGAAAACAACCGGGTTCACACTTGGATGAGCCGTGTAGAAACCTTTACCAAAAAAGACAGTCAGGTTGAAGACGAAGCAGATAAAGCAAAAAACTATCAGGTGATGCAAGCCAAAGCTGCCATCGTTCACGGTGGAATTGCTGGAATGGGGCCTGGTAAAAGTGCTTTAAAACAAATGCTTCCACAATCGGCATCGGATTTTATTTTCGCCATCATTGTTGAAGAATATGGATTTATTGGAGCCACCGTTTTAATTGCGCTCTATTTAATAATGATAATACGGATTGTAATGATTGCCAGTAAGATGCCCGCCTTCTTTGGGAGTTTACTGGTGCTGAGTCTCGGGACCATGATTTTTGTGCAACTCGCCGTGAATATTGCGGTCGCCATTAATCTGATTCCTGTTACCGGACAACCATTACCATTAATAAGTTATGGAGGAACATCGATGTTAGTGACCTATATTCAGTTAGGAATTATCTTAAATGTAAGTTCCAGAATTCAGGTTTATGATGAAGAAGGAATGGGTAAAAAACAGAGTATCGAAGAAATAAATGATATCGCATAA
- the murG gene encoding undecaprenyldiphospho-muramoylpentapeptide beta-N-acetylglucosaminyltransferase, with translation MEKKIKILMSGGGTGGHIFPAIAIAQEIQKRFPEAEFLFIGANGKMEMEKVPQSGFKIIGLNIAGFDRGNLLKNFRLPFKLLSSITKARKTIKEFQPDFAIGTGGFASGPALYMAANLDVPIFVQEQNSLPGKTNTFLSRKAKAVFTAYPNMGHFFPKTKTLFLGNPIRKNIITDLVENDSAKEQLGLDKNKLTILSVGGSLGSRTLNNGWKENIEKLIEKDFQLIWQTGKLDYKSLNEDSKISNQSQIQLKEFIADMALAYSAADVIVSRAGAIAISELAMAQKPVLLVPFPFAAEDHQTKNAMTLVDKNAARMVKDTEMSEKFWTTLMEICENENLRKEMSENLKFFAKPSATEQIVDEILKTVNIRS, from the coding sequence ATGGAAAAGAAAATAAAAATTCTAATGAGCGGCGGCGGAACCGGAGGACATATCTTCCCGGCGATTGCGATTGCGCAGGAAATTCAAAAGAGATTTCCTGAAGCAGAATTTTTATTCATCGGTGCGAATGGAAAAATGGAAATGGAAAAAGTTCCGCAATCAGGATTCAAAATTATCGGTTTAAATATCGCAGGATTCGATCGTGGAAATTTATTGAAAAATTTCCGTTTGCCATTTAAATTGCTTTCGAGTATCACAAAAGCGAGAAAAACCATTAAAGAATTTCAACCGGATTTCGCTATCGGAACTGGAGGATTTGCAAGTGGGCCTGCACTTTATATGGCGGCTAATTTAGATGTTCCTATTTTCGTTCAGGAACAAAATTCTCTACCAGGAAAAACAAATACATTCCTGTCTAGAAAAGCGAAAGCCGTTTTTACAGCATATCCGAATATGGGTCATTTCTTTCCGAAGACGAAAACGTTGTTTTTAGGAAATCCAATCCGAAAAAATATCATTACGGATTTGGTTGAAAATGATTCGGCAAAAGAACAATTAGGTTTAGATAAAAATAAATTGACCATTCTTTCTGTTGGTGGATCTTTAGGTTCACGAACCTTAAATAATGGTTGGAAAGAAAATATAGAAAAGTTAATAGAAAAGGATTTCCAATTAATCTGGCAAACCGGAAAACTGGATTATAAAAGTTTGAATGAAGATTCTAAAATATCAAATCAATCTCAAATTCAGTTAAAGGAATTTATCGCCGATATGGCTTTGGCTTATTCCGCGGCAGATGTTATTGTTTCCCGAGCTGGCGCAATTGCGATCTCGGAATTGGCAATGGCGCAGAAACCCGTGCTTTTGGTTCCATTTCCTTTTGCAGCAGAAGATCATCAAACTAAAAACGCGATGACTTTAGTTGATAAAAACGCAGCCAGAATGGTAAAAGACACCGAAATGTCAGAAAAATTCTGGACGACTTTAATGGAAATTTGTGAAAATGAGAATCTAAGAAAAGAGATGAGCGAAAATTTAAAATTCTTCGCAAAACCTTCAGCGACTGAACAAATTGTAGATGAAATTTTAAAAACAGTAAACATCAGATCTTAA